One genomic segment of Paenibacillus xylanexedens includes these proteins:
- a CDS encoding cell division protein SepF: protein MGVMNKFMNFLGLQEEEEIVERERMAAQEENEAEHQEAETSSLDKRRNQRGNNVVSIHSQKNVKVVLYEPRSYDEAQEIADHLRSHRTVVVNLQRIRQDQALRVIDFLSGTVYALGGGISKIGGNIFLCTPDTVEIQGSITEILADSEQDYNRMR, encoded by the coding sequence ATGGGCGTAATGAATAAATTTATGAATTTCCTCGGACTTCAGGAAGAGGAAGAGATTGTGGAACGTGAACGAATGGCTGCGCAGGAGGAAAATGAGGCTGAACATCAGGAAGCTGAAACCTCCAGTCTCGATAAACGTAGAAACCAAAGGGGGAATAATGTGGTGAGCATTCATTCCCAGAAAAATGTTAAAGTTGTCCTGTATGAACCGCGTTCTTATGACGAGGCTCAGGAAATTGCCGACCATCTGCGTTCGCATCGTACCGTTGTGGTGAACTTGCAACGAATTCGCCAGGACCAAGCGCTGCGCGTTATTGATTTTTTGAGTGGCACGGTATATGCATTGGGTGGCGGTATTTCCAAAATCGGCGGAAACATTTTTCTCTGTACGCCAGATACGGTTGAAATTCAGGGATCAATTACGGAAATACTGGCTGACAGCGAGCAAGATTATAACAGAATGAGGTGA
- the ileS gene encoding isoleucine--tRNA ligase: MQRVDVKEKARARELRVLDKWKTENTFKRSIENREGKPNFVFYEGPPTANGKPHIGHVLGRVIKDFVGRYNTMKGYRVVRKAGWDTHGLPVELGVQKKLGISHKWEIEDYGVEKFINECKASVFEYEQQWRDLTEGIGYWTDMNNPYITLDNNYIESVWNILATIHEKGLLYRGHRVSPYCPSCQTTLSSHEVAQGYKDVKDLSATAKFKLNDSGEFVLAWTTTPWTLPSHVALAVNPDMDYSRVRQGDEVYIMATNLVEKVMKDTKGEYEIIGALKGADLVGKTYDPPFNYVQAEKANIILGASFVTDASGTGIVHMAPAHGEDDYRVCRENGISFVNMVDLEGKFVAEVTDFAGRFVKDCDIDIVRYLSEHGRLFSKEKYEHSYPFCWRCDTPLLYYAMDSWFIQTTAIKDQLIANNSEVDWYPGHVREGRFGKFLEDLVDWNISRDRYWGTPLNIWVCEETGEQFAPHSIAELRARAVGDVSENLELHKPYVDDVKVMSSCGKYEMKRTPEVIDVWFDSGSMPFAQQHYPFENKEVFEQQYPADMICEGIDQTRGWFYSLLAVSTLLTGKAPYKAVMATGHVLDENGQKMSKSKGNVIDPWEVIEEYGTDAFRWALLSDSAPWNSKRFSKGIVGEAKSKMVDTLVNTHAFLTLYATIDGFDPQEHPFQLSAHKLDRWILSRLNSLILVVEKALLVNDYLNSSKAIEAFVDELSNWYIRRSRDRFWGSGLTEDKLDAYRTLTEVLVTTAKLVAPFTPMLAEDIYLNLATGESVHMEDYPVANEALIDAGLEQDMETARRVVELARNVRNETGIKTRQPLSELIVSLDKGFDLASYEEIIKEEINVKGIRTEHNDAEFVDFTLKLNLKVAGKKYGKNVGFLQNFFKGMSADETRKVVSEGVLNIVSPEGEELQVTSEELLVDKQAKSGFASASGYGLTVALNTEITPALEQEGWVREVVRAVQDTRKRLDLPIEKRVRLTLDVDASLQEAIQAFDDVLRENVLVTEVTFGTNEAMERVEAGGKSIGIYIEA, encoded by the coding sequence ATGCAACGAGTTGACGTCAAAGAGAAGGCACGTGCCAGAGAATTACGCGTGTTAGATAAATGGAAAACGGAGAATACATTCAAAAGATCCATCGAAAACCGGGAGGGCAAGCCAAACTTCGTATTTTATGAAGGGCCGCCTACAGCAAACGGTAAACCGCATATCGGTCACGTACTGGGACGGGTAATCAAGGATTTTGTTGGACGGTATAACACGATGAAGGGTTACCGTGTTGTTCGTAAAGCAGGTTGGGATACACATGGTCTGCCTGTAGAACTGGGTGTACAGAAGAAGCTTGGTATCTCCCACAAGTGGGAAATCGAAGATTACGGCGTGGAGAAATTCATTAACGAATGTAAAGCGAGCGTATTCGAGTATGAGCAACAATGGCGTGATCTGACAGAAGGTATCGGATATTGGACGGATATGAATAACCCGTATATCACCCTTGATAACAACTACATCGAGAGTGTATGGAACATCCTGGCGACAATCCATGAGAAAGGCCTGTTGTATCGTGGTCACCGTGTGAGCCCGTATTGTCCTTCTTGTCAGACAACACTGAGTTCCCATGAAGTTGCACAAGGGTACAAAGACGTCAAAGATCTGAGTGCTACAGCGAAATTCAAACTGAATGACAGCGGAGAATTTGTACTGGCTTGGACGACAACACCTTGGACACTGCCTTCACACGTTGCACTTGCCGTGAATCCCGATATGGACTACTCCCGTGTTCGTCAAGGTGATGAAGTGTACATCATGGCAACCAATCTGGTTGAAAAAGTGATGAAAGATACCAAAGGTGAGTATGAGATCATCGGTGCACTGAAAGGTGCCGACCTGGTTGGCAAAACGTATGATCCTCCGTTCAACTACGTACAGGCTGAGAAAGCCAACATCATCCTGGGTGCAAGCTTTGTAACGGATGCAAGTGGTACGGGTATCGTACACATGGCTCCTGCCCATGGTGAAGATGACTACCGTGTATGCCGTGAGAATGGGATCAGCTTTGTGAACATGGTGGACTTGGAAGGCAAATTTGTCGCTGAGGTTACTGACTTTGCGGGACGTTTCGTGAAGGATTGTGATATTGATATCGTAAGATATCTGTCTGAGCATGGACGGTTGTTCAGCAAAGAAAAATATGAGCACAGCTATCCATTCTGCTGGCGTTGTGATACACCGCTTCTGTACTATGCGATGGACAGCTGGTTTATCCAAACAACAGCCATCAAGGACCAATTGATTGCCAACAACAGTGAAGTGGATTGGTACCCAGGTCACGTTCGTGAAGGTCGCTTCGGGAAATTCCTTGAGGATCTGGTGGATTGGAACATCAGCCGTGATCGTTATTGGGGAACTCCGCTGAACATCTGGGTGTGCGAGGAGACTGGCGAACAATTTGCACCACACAGCATTGCAGAATTGCGTGCTCGTGCGGTAGGTGATGTGTCTGAGAATCTTGAATTGCATAAACCATATGTGGATGACGTTAAAGTCATGAGCTCTTGCGGCAAATATGAGATGAAACGTACACCGGAAGTGATCGATGTCTGGTTCGACAGCGGCTCCATGCCGTTTGCCCAGCAGCACTATCCATTTGAAAATAAAGAAGTATTCGAACAGCAGTATCCTGCAGATATGATCTGTGAAGGGATTGACCAGACACGTGGCTGGTTCTACAGCTTGCTGGCGGTTTCCACCCTTTTGACAGGCAAAGCGCCTTACAAAGCGGTTATGGCTACAGGACACGTTCTTGACGAGAACGGACAGAAGATGTCCAAATCCAAAGGTAACGTTATTGATCCTTGGGAAGTAATTGAAGAATACGGTACAGATGCATTCCGCTGGGCTTTGTTGTCTGACAGTGCACCGTGGAACAGCAAACGTTTCTCCAAAGGTATCGTAGGCGAAGCAAAATCCAAAATGGTGGATACGCTGGTCAACACCCATGCATTCCTGACGCTTTATGCTACCATTGATGGATTTGATCCACAGGAGCACCCGTTCCAACTGTCCGCACACAAGCTGGATCGCTGGATTCTGTCGAGACTTAACAGCCTGATCCTGGTTGTAGAAAAAGCGTTGCTGGTTAATGACTATCTGAACTCTTCCAAAGCGATTGAAGCATTTGTTGATGAACTGAGTAACTGGTATATCCGTCGTTCCCGTGACCGTTTCTGGGGAAGTGGCCTGACAGAGGATAAACTGGACGCATATCGCACATTAACTGAGGTTCTGGTGACTACTGCGAAGTTGGTTGCTCCGTTCACACCGATGCTGGCAGAAGACATCTATCTGAACCTTGCAACAGGTGAGAGTGTGCACATGGAAGACTATCCGGTAGCTAACGAAGCGCTAATTGATGCAGGACTGGAACAGGATATGGAGACGGCTCGCCGCGTGGTCGAACTTGCTCGTAACGTTCGTAACGAAACAGGCATCAAGACACGTCAGCCGCTGTCCGAATTGATCGTTTCTCTGGATAAAGGGTTTGACCTGGCAAGTTATGAAGAGATCATTAAAGAAGAGATTAATGTAAAAGGAATCCGTACGGAGCATAATGATGCGGAATTTGTTGACTTTACATTGAAGCTGAACCTGAAAGTTGCAGGTAAGAAATACGGTAAAAACGTAGGATTCTTGCAAAACTTCTTCAAGGGAATGTCGGCTGATGAGACGCGTAAAGTGGTTTCGGAGGGTGTGCTGAACATTGTTTCTCCGGAAGGCGAAGAGCTGCAAGTGACGAGCGAAGAATTATTGGTTGATAAACAGGCCAAATCAGGTTTTGCTTCAGCATCAGGTTACGGTCTGACGGTTGCGCTGAATACCGAAATCACGCCAGCCTTGGAACAGGAAGGTTGGGTCCGTGAAGTGGTTCGTGCTGTGCAGGATACCCGGAAACGTCTGGACCTGCCGATTGAGAAAAGAGTACGTTTGACACTGGATGTGGATGCATCCCTTCAGGAAGCTATTCAGGCGTTTGATGATGTGTTGCGTGAAAATGTTCTCGTAACCGAAGTGACATTTGGCACAAATGAGGCCATGGAACGTGTTGAAGCCGGAGGCAAATCGATCGGTATATACATCGAAGCATAA
- a CDS encoding TraR/DksA C4-type zinc finger protein has product MSHFTNEQLQFLRSQLMSDKRDIEHRLSENEHYGLGDSLKLQTGELSPIDNHPGDIATEVYEREKDISLLEHDEFQLERIDSALHSIEEGHYGTCAVCQQPIPYERMEAVPYTKYCKKHQPETVVSENRPVEEEFLAPAFGRTSLDERDDQNGFDGEDTWQIVESWGTSNSPAMAEGRDIDSYDVMAIEATDEVEGCVEAYESFVATDIYGHDVSIVRNRQYRQYLENREGEGLLEPDMETDDMY; this is encoded by the coding sequence ATGTCACATTTTACTAACGAACAACTACAATTTTTACGTTCCCAACTGATGTCCGATAAGCGCGATATTGAACATAGACTTTCGGAAAACGAGCATTATGGCCTTGGAGACTCCCTTAAACTACAGACAGGGGAATTATCACCGATTGATAACCATCCTGGTGACATAGCCACGGAGGTGTATGAACGCGAGAAAGATATTTCCCTGCTGGAACATGATGAATTCCAATTGGAACGAATCGATTCTGCACTGCACTCCATCGAAGAAGGACATTACGGTACATGTGCGGTCTGCCAGCAACCCATCCCTTATGAACGCATGGAAGCTGTTCCCTACACCAAATACTGCAAAAAACATCAACCGGAAACCGTTGTCTCTGAGAACCGTCCTGTAGAGGAAGAATTCCTCGCCCCGGCATTTGGTCGAACCAGTCTGGACGAGCGTGATGATCAAAATGGCTTCGATGGTGAAGACACCTGGCAGATTGTTGAAAGCTGGGGCACATCGAACTCACCAGCCATGGCTGAAGGACGCGATATCGACAGCTATGATGTTATGGCGATTGAAGCCACCGATGAAGTGGAAGGCTGCGTTGAAGCGTACGAAAGCTTTGTTGCCACGGACATCTATGGTCATGACGTCTCCATCGTGCGCAATCGGCAATATCGCCAGTACCTGGAGAACCGTGAGGGCGAGGGTCTGTTAGAACCGGATATGGAGACGGATGACATGTACTAA
- the pgeF gene encoding peptidoglycan editing factor PgeF translates to MEPFVLDKELLERTKNPNSDFGPDPLLLYVEPWTQQFEQLAVGFTTRHGGVGKVPYATLNCAYHVGDDPEVVLNNRRLVTDKLGFAAEAWTCGEQVHGKHVAVITAEDRSRGLLDRQSALQDTDGLVTNVPGVLLTSFYADCVPLYFYDPVQQAIGLAHAGWKGTVAGIAVSMVETMEREYGSRRQDIRAAIGPSIGDCCYEVDEAVMQHVRVWFDDSPVNDKYKDSASKQAYRAVNNGKTMLNLKECNRHIMMKAGIMPDHIECTTWCTSCHPELFFSYRKENGDTGRMASWIGLEER, encoded by the coding sequence ATGGAACCCTTTGTATTGGATAAAGAATTACTTGAACGGACCAAGAACCCAAATTCAGATTTCGGTCCTGATCCGTTATTATTATATGTTGAGCCTTGGACACAGCAATTTGAACAGCTGGCAGTCGGGTTTACGACGAGACATGGTGGAGTTGGAAAAGTTCCGTATGCCACGCTCAATTGTGCTTATCATGTGGGGGATGACCCTGAAGTTGTACTTAACAACCGCAGGCTAGTAACCGACAAGCTTGGCTTTGCAGCAGAAGCATGGACCTGTGGAGAGCAGGTGCATGGCAAACATGTAGCTGTAATTACCGCTGAAGATCGGAGCAGAGGATTACTTGATCGTCAATCTGCATTGCAGGATACGGATGGATTGGTCACGAATGTGCCTGGTGTGCTGTTGACTTCTTTCTACGCAGACTGTGTTCCGCTTTATTTCTATGACCCTGTGCAGCAGGCGATAGGTCTTGCTCATGCCGGCTGGAAAGGTACAGTCGCGGGTATCGCTGTATCCATGGTGGAGACGATGGAACGGGAGTATGGCAGCCGTAGGCAGGACATTCGAGCTGCAATCGGTCCGTCGATTGGGGATTGCTGTTATGAAGTGGATGAGGCGGTCATGCAGCATGTACGGGTTTGGTTTGATGATTCCCCGGTTAATGATAAATACAAGGATTCTGCTTCTAAACAAGCATATCGAGCCGTGAATAACGGTAAAACGATGTTAAACTTGAAAGAATGTAATCGACACATTATGATGAAAGCAGGAATAATGCCGGATCATATCGAATGTACAACATGGTGTACAAGTTGTCATCCCGAACTATTTTTCTCCTATCGGAAGGAAAATGGTGATACAGGACGGATGGCGAGCTGGATTGGGCTGGAAGAGAGGTGA
- the sigE gene encoding RNA polymerase sporulation sigma factor SigE, producing MLVKWKLVAQLQYYRLLFLLGLKSEEIYYIGGSEALPPPLTREEEEFLLQKLSSGDSAIRAMLIERNLRLVVYIARKFENTGINIEDLVSIGAIGLIKAVNTFDPEKKIKLATYASRCIENEILMYLRRNSKIRTEVSFDEPLNIDWDGNELLLSDVLGTENDTIYRNIEEQVDRKLLHKALEKLTERERMIMELRFGLTDGEEKTQKDVADLLGISQSYISRLEKRIIKRLRKEFNKMV from the coding sequence ATGCTTGTGAAATGGAAACTGGTGGCGCAGCTGCAATATTACCGTCTGTTATTTTTGTTGGGACTCAAAAGCGAAGAGATCTATTATATTGGGGGAAGTGAGGCACTTCCGCCGCCTTTGACAAGGGAAGAGGAAGAATTTTTGCTGCAAAAATTATCCTCGGGAGACTCGGCCATTCGCGCGATGCTCATTGAGCGCAACCTGCGTCTGGTGGTGTACATTGCACGAAAGTTTGAAAACACAGGAATCAATATTGAGGATTTGGTCTCCATTGGAGCGATCGGATTGATCAAGGCAGTTAATACATTTGACCCGGAAAAGAAAATCAAACTGGCAACCTATGCTTCACGTTGTATCGAAAATGAAATTTTGATGTACCTGAGACGTAATAGTAAGATCCGAACTGAAGTTTCTTTTGATGAACCGCTCAACATTGATTGGGATGGAAATGAACTATTATTATCCGATGTATTGGGTACAGAAAACGATACAATCTATCGGAATATTGAAGAGCAGGTAGACCGGAAACTTTTGCACAAGGCACTGGAAAAATTAACGGAGCGTGAGCGAATGATTATGGAGCTTCGTTTTGGCCTGACGGATGGGGAAGAAAAGACACAAAAAGATGTAGCGGATCTCCTAGGAATCTCCCAATCCTACATCTCTCGTCTCGAAAAAAGAATCATTAAAAGACTTCGCAAGGAGTTCAATAAAATGGTCTGA
- a CDS encoding RNA-binding protein: MSGEIYEHFSHDERDFVDKASDWVEQAGKYHDMKLTDFLDPRQVFILQTLANRRNDVQIRLDGGYEAAERKRALVAPDYMYLDDEDMGMQVLSITSDDQKISELEHGDYMGSLLGLGMKRGKIGDIQVLEDGCHTVVAAETGAFLSLQLNQVHRLHVFTELLPLDQMRWSESKLETMDITVASLRLDGICADVYRLSRSKVLVPIKAGRCRVNWKVEEDPSKLLKAGDVVSIQGFGRFKVMEQDGMTKKGRCRVKIGKFA; the protein is encoded by the coding sequence ATGAGCGGTGAAATTTACGAACATTTTAGCCATGATGAGCGGGATTTTGTAGATAAGGCTTCGGATTGGGTTGAGCAGGCGGGTAAGTATCATGACATGAAGCTAACTGACTTTCTTGATCCAAGACAGGTTTTTATCTTACAGACTCTTGCCAATCGCCGTAACGACGTTCAGATTCGTCTGGATGGTGGTTACGAGGCTGCTGAACGCAAGCGTGCGCTGGTTGCACCTGATTATATGTATCTGGATGATGAGGATATGGGGATGCAGGTGCTCAGTATTACGTCTGATGATCAGAAAATCTCGGAGCTGGAGCATGGGGACTATATGGGTTCCCTGCTCGGGCTTGGGATGAAACGTGGAAAGATCGGGGATATCCAAGTGCTGGAGGACGGTTGCCATACAGTGGTGGCGGCGGAAACCGGCGCTTTTTTATCGCTTCAACTGAATCAGGTGCATCGGTTACATGTGTTCACAGAGTTACTTCCTTTGGATCAGATGCGATGGTCAGAGAGCAAACTGGAGACGATGGACATTACGGTCGCTTCTCTTCGTTTGGATGGAATCTGCGCAGATGTGTATCGGCTTAGTCGCAGTAAAGTGCTGGTGCCGATCAAAGCTGGTCGCTGCCGTGTGAACTGGAAGGTTGAGGAAGATCCCTCCAAATTGCTAAAAGCGGGTGATGTCGTATCCATTCAGGGATTTGGCCGTTTCAAGGTTATGGAACAGGATGGGATGACCAAAAAAGGGCGTTGCCGAGTGAAAATCGGCAAATTTGCCTGA
- a CDS encoding DUF5665 domain-containing protein, whose product MSEHDKQTASTSQQSTSDNLNSHDKIEELHTLTNRLANELERSRIAQYTELLNRPWKLIGLNLLSGAARGVGIAIGFTFFAATIIYVLQLLGALNLPIVGDYIADIVRIVQRQLDMNTY is encoded by the coding sequence ATGAGCGAACATGACAAGCAAACCGCATCCACTTCACAACAATCAACGTCAGATAATCTGAATTCCCATGACAAAATTGAAGAGTTACATACCCTGACGAACCGTCTGGCGAATGAACTGGAACGTTCCCGAATAGCGCAATACACAGAATTGCTGAACAGACCATGGAAATTGATCGGGCTTAACCTGTTATCTGGAGCCGCAAGAGGTGTGGGGATTGCGATTGGGTTTACCTTTTTTGCAGCAACGATTATTTACGTTTTGCAGCTACTTGGGGCGCTCAATCTTCCCATTGTTGGAGATTACATCGCTGATATTGTGCGCATTGTCCAGCGTCAGCTTGATATGAACACATACTAA
- a CDS encoding DivIVA domain-containing protein yields MPLTPLDIHNKEFSRRLRGYDEDEVNEFLDQVIKDYEGVIRENKELSNQLLSVQEKLDHFSTIEETLSKTIIIAQEAADDVKGNAKKEAQLIVKEAEKNADRIVNESLGKSRKIALEVEELKKQASIYRARFRTLVEAQLELLTQDGWEVLESREQEVRDREREMKEIY; encoded by the coding sequence ATGCCATTAACGCCGCTGGACATACACAACAAGGAATTTTCCCGACGTTTGCGCGGGTATGACGAGGATGAAGTCAATGAATTCCTGGATCAAGTCATCAAAGATTACGAAGGCGTCATTCGCGAGAACAAAGAGCTGAGCAATCAGTTGCTGTCCGTTCAGGAGAAACTGGATCATTTTTCTACAATTGAAGAGACGCTTAGCAAAACGATCATCATTGCGCAGGAAGCTGCTGATGATGTGAAGGGTAATGCGAAGAAAGAAGCGCAGTTGATCGTGAAGGAAGCAGAGAAAAATGCAGACCGGATCGTGAACGAATCGTTGGGAAAATCGCGTAAAATTGCTTTGGAAGTGGAAGAACTGAAAAAGCAGGCCTCGATTTATCGTGCCCGTTTCCGCACGCTTGTTGAAGCGCAGCTTGAACTGTTGACTCAGGATGGTTGGGAAGTGCTGGAGAGCCGGGAGCAGGAAGTGCGTGACCGTGAGCGGGAGATGAAAGAAATTTATTAG
- the sigG gene encoding RNA polymerase sporulation sigma factor SigG — MTRNKVEICGVDTAKLPVLTNTEMRELFHSLQQHHDRSAREKLVNGNLRLVLSVIQRFNNRGEFVDDLFQVGCIGLMKAIDNFDLSQNVKFSTYAVPMIIGEIRRYLRDNNPIRVSRSLRDIAYKALQVRDSLTNKNSREPTIFEIAEVLNVPKEDVVFALDAIQDPVSLFEPIYHDGGDPIYVMDQISDDRNKDVSWIEEIALREAMHRLGQREKMILSMRFFEGKTQMEVADEIGISQAQVSRLEKSAIQQMQKHVKS; from the coding sequence ATGACCCGAAACAAAGTCGAGATTTGTGGCGTGGACACCGCAAAATTGCCTGTCCTCACCAACACTGAAATGCGGGAATTGTTTCATTCCCTTCAGCAACACCATGATCGCTCAGCAAGAGAGAAATTAGTGAATGGCAACCTGCGTCTGGTACTCAGTGTCATTCAGCGTTTTAACAATCGGGGGGAGTTTGTCGATGATCTGTTCCAGGTTGGTTGCATCGGCCTGATGAAAGCCATTGATAATTTTGATTTATCCCAGAATGTCAAATTTTCAACCTACGCGGTGCCGATGATTATCGGTGAAATCCGTCGATACCTGCGTGATAATAACCCAATTCGGGTATCTCGCTCCTTGAGGGACATTGCTTACAAAGCACTTCAGGTCCGTGACAGCCTGACGAATAAAAATTCCCGGGAACCGACGATATTCGAAATTGCGGAAGTACTGAATGTGCCGAAGGAAGATGTTGTTTTTGCATTGGACGCCATTCAGGACCCGGTCTCGCTCTTCGAACCGATTTATCATGATGGTGGAGATCCGATCTATGTTATGGATCAGATCAGCGATGACAGAAACAAGGATGTGTCATGGATCGAGGAAATTGCACTTCGTGAAGCGATGCATCGTCTTGGTCAGCGGGAAAAAATGATTCTGTCGATGCGGTTTTTCGAAGGGAAAACCCAGATGGAAGTGGCTGATGAAATTGGCATTTCCCAGGCTCAGGTATCACGTCTGGAGAAATCAGCGATACAGCAGATGCAAAAACATGTAAAGTCATAA
- a CDS encoding YlmC/YmxH family sporulation protein gives MKVNTSEVAARGMKISDFQTKDVINITDGKRLGQISDLELDLKQGRIEAIVVPGYSRFMGLFGGGTDLVIPWRNIVKIGSDVILVKMDEVKENTYDERDREARLYDEQQHNRTERVERIERSERNQRRTI, from the coding sequence ATGAAAGTAAATACGAGCGAAGTAGCGGCACGAGGCATGAAAATCTCGGACTTTCAGACAAAGGATGTCATTAACATTACGGATGGTAAACGCCTCGGTCAGATCAGTGATTTGGAGCTGGATCTGAAGCAGGGACGAATTGAAGCGATTGTTGTGCCAGGGTACAGCCGTTTTATGGGTCTTTTTGGCGGGGGAACGGATCTGGTGATTCCCTGGAGAAACATTGTGAAGATTGGTTCAGATGTGATACTGGTGAAGATGGATGAGGTGAAGGAAAATACGTATGACGAGCGTGATCGCGAAGCACGCCTGTATGATGAACAACAGCATAACCGCACAGAGCGAGTGGAACGCATTGAACGGTCGGAACGTAATCAGCGTCGAACGATATAA
- a CDS encoding YggT family protein — translation MVIVYILMSWLPNARESFIGEWLGKLVEPYLRPFRRFIPPLFGVLDISPIVALIVLQLALNGLISILRYFAY, via the coding sequence ATGGTCATTGTCTACATATTGATGTCTTGGCTTCCCAATGCGCGGGAAAGCTTCATCGGTGAATGGCTGGGCAAATTAGTGGAACCATATCTAAGACCGTTTCGCCGATTTATACCGCCTTTGTTCGGTGTGCTGGATATTTCCCCGATTGTGGCGCTGATCGTTCTGCAACTTGCGCTTAATGGGCTGATCTCCATACTTCGGTATTTTGCATATTAG
- a CDS encoding YggS family pyridoxal phosphate-dependent enzyme codes for MSLEERIQQVNQKIEDACRRSNRHRDDVNVIAVTKYVSLETTGSVLDHGLEHIGENRWQDAQAKWEAFGQQGTWHFIGHLQTNKVKDVIGKFRYIHSLDRLSLAKELDKKAASLGIQVETFLQVNISGEESKYGLQPEQASSFLRDIRSFNNLKVVGLMTMAPHEEDPELTRPVFRGLRELRDQLNGQALTAEPLTELSMGMSNDFEVAIEEGATWVRLGSILVGKEEGSRWA; via the coding sequence GTGTCATTGGAGGAGCGTATTCAACAGGTAAATCAGAAGATCGAGGACGCATGTCGGCGCAGTAACCGTCATCGTGATGATGTGAATGTGATTGCGGTCACGAAATATGTCTCACTTGAAACAACGGGATCGGTGCTGGATCATGGTCTTGAGCATATTGGAGAAAACCGGTGGCAGGATGCACAGGCCAAATGGGAAGCTTTTGGTCAGCAGGGTACCTGGCACTTTATCGGTCATTTGCAGACAAACAAGGTGAAAGACGTGATTGGCAAGTTTCGTTACATACATTCACTGGATCGTTTGTCATTGGCGAAGGAGTTGGATAAAAAAGCAGCTTCACTTGGCATCCAAGTGGAAACGTTTTTGCAGGTGAATATTTCGGGTGAAGAGAGCAAATATGGATTACAGCCTGAACAGGCAAGTTCTTTTTTGCGTGATATTCGTTCGTTCAACAATCTCAAGGTCGTTGGCCTAATGACTATGGCACCTCATGAGGAAGATCCGGAGCTGACGCGTCCCGTATTTCGTGGATTGCGTGAGCTGAGAGATCAATTGAATGGACAAGCCCTTACAGCAGAGCCATTGACTGAGCTGTCGATGGGAATGTCCAATGATTTTGAAGTGGCCATTGAAGAAGGGGCAACCTGGGTACGGCTAGGATCGATTCTCGTAGGAAAAGAGGAGGGTTCACGATGGGCGTAA